The following proteins are co-located in the Equus caballus isolate H_3958 breed thoroughbred chromosome 15, TB-T2T, whole genome shotgun sequence genome:
- the ARID5A gene encoding AT-rich interactive domain-containing protein 5A isoform X1 produces MAPSVKGKRKQSEGGDPLDPPVSPQPDGEQSKSQSPIQLEDSPEAGGEREEEQEREEEQAFLVSLYKFMKERHTPIERVPHLGFKQINLWKIYKAVEKLGAYEMVTGRRLWKNVYDELGGSPGSTSAATCTRRHYERLVLPYVRHLKGEDDKPLPPSKPRKQYKMAKETRGDDGAAERPKKAKEEKREDQMMPGKTKTDAVDLVRLPSQEPLRDSTEQPGSASGPSLPFVGTSGCPEAYKRLLSSFYCKGTHGIMSPLAKKKLLAQVSKAEALQCQEEGCRHGAGGPNGEPQTSPALCPPESPQSPGGQAENSRHRLTPQEEMQAPGGSLREETPVGPRPAAPLFTGCFHAYPTEVLKPISQHPRDFFPSLKDGLLLGPSGKEEGLLVKEPQLVWGGDANRPSAFHKGGSRKGSLYPKPKACWVSPMAKVPAETPVALPTFPSSPGLSNKRSLEEEGFAYGGKKLRAVSPFLKEAEAKECGAKSVGPGLAVSCLLGPALGPALPEAYRGTMLRCPLNFASTSDPLKGQATLPFSPLVIPAFPAHFLATTAPSPMAAGLMHFPPASFDSALRHRLCPASSAWHVPPAASYAAPHLFHLNTKL; encoded by the exons ATGG CACCTTCTGtcaaagggaaaaggaaacagtCAGAGGGGGGTGACCCCCTAGACCCACCTGTGTCCCCTCAACCCGATGGTGAGCAGAGCAAGAGCCAGAGTCCCATCCAGCTGGAG GACTCCCCCGAGGCAGGCGGGGAgcgggaggaggagcaggagcggGAGGAGGAGCAGGCCTTCCTGGTCAGCCTCTACAAGTTCATGAAGGAGCGACACACGCCCATCGAGAGGGTGCCCCATCTCGGCTTCAAGCAGA TTAACCTGTGGAAAATCTACAAGGCAGTGGAGAAGCTGGGGGCCTATGAGATG GTGACTGGCCGCCGCCTCTGGAAGAACGTGTACGACGAGCTAGGGGGCAGCCCAGGCAGCACCAGTGCAGCCACCTGCACGCGCCGCCACTACGAGAG GCTGGTCCTCCCGTACGTGCGGCACCTGAAGGGGGAGGACGACAAGCCTCTGCCCCCGTCCAAGCCCAGGAAGCAATACAAGATGGCCAAGGAGACTCGGGGGGATGACGGGGCCGCTGAGAGGCCAAAGAAGGCCAAGGAGGAGAAGCGGGAGGATCAG ATGATGCCAGGCAAGACCAAAACAGATGCCGTGGACTTGGTGCGGCTTCCCAGCCAGGAACCCCTCAGGGACAGCACAGAACAGCCGGGCTCGGCCTCTGGGCCTTCTCTGCCCTTCGTGGGTACCAGCGGCTGCCCTGAGGCCTACAAGCGTCTCCTGTCCAGTTTCTACTGCAAAGGGACACATGGCATCATGTCACCACTGGCCAAAAAGAAGCTCCTGGCCCAGGTGAGCAAGGCAGAGGCCTTGCAGTGTCAGGAGGAGGGCTGTCGGCATGGGGCAGGTGGCCCTAACGGGGAGCCCCAGACGTCCCCAGCTCTTTGCCCCCCAGAGAGTCCCCAGAGCCCAGGAGGGCAGGCTGAGAACTCCAGGCACCGACTGACGCCTCAGGAGGAAATGCAAGCCCCTGGGGGCAGCCTCAGGGAGGAGACTCCGGTGGGTCCCCGCCCGGCAGCCCCCCTCTTCACTGGCTGTTTCCACGCCTACCCCACTGAGGTACTGAAGCCCATCAGCCAGCACCCCCGGGACTTCTTCCCCAGTCTTAAAGATGGGCTGCTATTGGGGCCCTCTGGCAAAGAAGAGGGGCTGCTGGTCAAAGAACCCCAGCTGGTGTGGGGCGGGGATGCCAACCGCCCCTCTGCATTCCACAAAGGCGGCTCCAGAAAGGGCAGCCTCTACCCTAAGCCTAAAGCCTGCTGGGTGTCCCCCATGGCCAAGGTCCCTGCCGAGACCCCCGTGGCCCTACCCACCTTCCCTAGCAGCCCAGGCCTCAGCAACAAGCGCAGCCTCGAGGAAGAGGGCTTTGCCTATGGTGGCAAAAAACTGCGGGCAGTGTCTCCCTTTCTTAAGGAGGCCGAAGCCAAGGAGTGTGGGGCCAAGTCTGTGGGGCCTGGCTTGGCCGTCTCCTGCctgctgggcccagccctgggTCCTGCCCTCCCAGAGGCCTACAGGGGCACCATGCTGCGCTGCCCACTGAACTTTGCCAGCACCTCCGACCCCTTAAAGGGCCAAGCTACCCTCCCCTTCAGCCCCCTGGTCATCCCGGCCTTCCCAGCCCACTTCCTGGCCACTACAGCCCCCTCACCCATGGCCGCTGGTCTGATGCACTTCCCCCCAGCATCTTTCGACAGTGCCCTCCGCCACAGACTTTGCCCGGCCTCGTCTGCGTGGCATGTGCCACCTGCCGCAAGCT
- the ARID5A gene encoding AT-rich interactive domain-containing protein 5A isoform X2, whose product MVTGRRLWKNVYDELGGSPGSTSAATCTRRHYERLVLPYVRHLKGEDDKPLPPSKPRKQYKMAKETRGDDGAAERPKKAKEEKREDQMMPGKTKTDAVDLVRLPSQEPLRDSTEQPGSASGPSLPFVGTSGCPEAYKRLLSSFYCKGTHGIMSPLAKKKLLAQVSKAEALQCQEEGCRHGAGGPNGEPQTSPALCPPESPQSPGGQAENSRHRLTPQEEMQAPGGSLREETPVGPRPAAPLFTGCFHAYPTEVLKPISQHPRDFFPSLKDGLLLGPSGKEEGLLVKEPQLVWGGDANRPSAFHKGGSRKGSLYPKPKACWVSPMAKVPAETPVALPTFPSSPGLSNKRSLEEEGFAYGGKKLRAVSPFLKEAEAKECGAKSVGPGLAVSCLLGPALGPALPEAYRGTMLRCPLNFASTSDPLKGQATLPFSPLVIPAFPAHFLATTAPSPMAAGLMHFPPASFDSALRHRLCPASSAWHVPPAASYAAPHLFHLNTKL is encoded by the exons ATG GTGACTGGCCGCCGCCTCTGGAAGAACGTGTACGACGAGCTAGGGGGCAGCCCAGGCAGCACCAGTGCAGCCACCTGCACGCGCCGCCACTACGAGAG GCTGGTCCTCCCGTACGTGCGGCACCTGAAGGGGGAGGACGACAAGCCTCTGCCCCCGTCCAAGCCCAGGAAGCAATACAAGATGGCCAAGGAGACTCGGGGGGATGACGGGGCCGCTGAGAGGCCAAAGAAGGCCAAGGAGGAGAAGCGGGAGGATCAG ATGATGCCAGGCAAGACCAAAACAGATGCCGTGGACTTGGTGCGGCTTCCCAGCCAGGAACCCCTCAGGGACAGCACAGAACAGCCGGGCTCGGCCTCTGGGCCTTCTCTGCCCTTCGTGGGTACCAGCGGCTGCCCTGAGGCCTACAAGCGTCTCCTGTCCAGTTTCTACTGCAAAGGGACACATGGCATCATGTCACCACTGGCCAAAAAGAAGCTCCTGGCCCAGGTGAGCAAGGCAGAGGCCTTGCAGTGTCAGGAGGAGGGCTGTCGGCATGGGGCAGGTGGCCCTAACGGGGAGCCCCAGACGTCCCCAGCTCTTTGCCCCCCAGAGAGTCCCCAGAGCCCAGGAGGGCAGGCTGAGAACTCCAGGCACCGACTGACGCCTCAGGAGGAAATGCAAGCCCCTGGGGGCAGCCTCAGGGAGGAGACTCCGGTGGGTCCCCGCCCGGCAGCCCCCCTCTTCACTGGCTGTTTCCACGCCTACCCCACTGAGGTACTGAAGCCCATCAGCCAGCACCCCCGGGACTTCTTCCCCAGTCTTAAAGATGGGCTGCTATTGGGGCCCTCTGGCAAAGAAGAGGGGCTGCTGGTCAAAGAACCCCAGCTGGTGTGGGGCGGGGATGCCAACCGCCCCTCTGCATTCCACAAAGGCGGCTCCAGAAAGGGCAGCCTCTACCCTAAGCCTAAAGCCTGCTGGGTGTCCCCCATGGCCAAGGTCCCTGCCGAGACCCCCGTGGCCCTACCCACCTTCCCTAGCAGCCCAGGCCTCAGCAACAAGCGCAGCCTCGAGGAAGAGGGCTTTGCCTATGGTGGCAAAAAACTGCGGGCAGTGTCTCCCTTTCTTAAGGAGGCCGAAGCCAAGGAGTGTGGGGCCAAGTCTGTGGGGCCTGGCTTGGCCGTCTCCTGCctgctgggcccagccctgggTCCTGCCCTCCCAGAGGCCTACAGGGGCACCATGCTGCGCTGCCCACTGAACTTTGCCAGCACCTCCGACCCCTTAAAGGGCCAAGCTACCCTCCCCTTCAGCCCCCTGGTCATCCCGGCCTTCCCAGCCCACTTCCTGGCCACTACAGCCCCCTCACCCATGGCCGCTGGTCTGATGCACTTCCCCCCAGCATCTTTCGACAGTGCCCTCCGCCACAGACTTTGCCCGGCCTCGTCTGCGTGGCATGTGCCACCTGCCGCAAGCT